A stretch of DNA from Capra hircus breed San Clemente unplaced genomic scaffold, ASM170441v1, whole genome shotgun sequence:
TCTGCCTGGCCCAGCCCGTGCTCCATCTGGCGCTCACTCTGCGCTCCCTCCGTCCTGTGCCCCCCTTCCAGGTCCCCCAAATCACTCAGCGGGGCCTGCCCCATCAGTGCTTCCAACTAAACCTGACTGGTGCCTTTCATCCCCTTCCACTCCccttccaggctccccatccAGCACCCCTTCAGATGcccccagtcctgtgtccacGACTCCCTCGCCCACCAGTGCCCCCCTCTCCTTGAACCCACGCCCCTCAGATGCCCCCCAGCCCGTGTCCGGCTGCCCCGTCGCCCGCCGGCGCCCCTCAGATTGCCCGCGCCCGTGTGCAGGCCCGTCGCCCGCCCGGCCGCCTCCTCTCCTGAAGCCCGCACCCCTCAGATAGTCCCCGGCCCGTGTCTGGTGCCTCCCGTCGCCCGCCGGCGCCCCTCAGCGTGACCCCCGGCCGTGTGCGGTGCCCCGTCGCCCGCCGGGCGCCCCCCTCTCTTGAAGCCCGCGCCCCTCAGATCCCCCGCTCGGCTGTCCGGTGCCCGGTCGCCCGCTTGGCCCGCCCCGTCAGAATGCCCCAGCCAGTGTCCGGTGCCCCATCGCCTGCCGGCGCCCCCAGATGTCCCGGCCCGCTGTGCAGTGCCCCGTCGCGCCCGGCGCCCCCTCTCCTGAACCCCGCCCTCAGATGCGCCGCAGCCCGGTCCGTGCCCCGTCGCCCGCCCGGCGCCCCTCAGATGCCCCCGGCCCGTGTGCAGCTGCCCCGTCGCCCGCGCCAGGCGCCCCCTCTCCTGAGCCCGCGCCCCTCAGATGCCCCCGGCCCGTTGTCGGGGTGCCCCACGCCCGCCCGGCGGCCCTCAGATGCCCCAGCCCGTGTGCGGCTCCCGTTCGCCCGCCCGGCGCCCCCTCTCCTGAAGCCCAGCGCCCCCTCAGATGCCCCCGCCGTGTGCGGTGCCCCGTCGCCCGCCCGGCGCCCTCTCAGATGCCCCCGGCCCGGTCCGTGCCCCGTCGCCGCCCGGCGCCCCCTCAGATGCCCCCGGCCACGTGTGCGGCTGCTCCGTCCGCCCGTCCGGACCGCCCCCTCAGGTGCCCCCGGCCCGATGTCCGGTGCCGGTCGCCCGGCCTGGCGCCCCGTCAGATGCCCCCGGCCGTGTGCGGTGCCCCGTCGCCCGCCGGCGCCCGTCAGATGCCCCCGGCCCGTGTGCGGCTCCCGTCGCGCCGCCGGCGCCCCCTTCCTGAAGCCCGCGCCCTCAGATGCCCCCGGCCCGTGTCTCGTGCCGCATCGCCCGCCCGGcgcccccttctcctgaagcCCGCGCCCCTCAGTGCCCCCGGCCCGTGTCTGGTGCCGCATCGCCCGCCCGGCGCCCCCTCTCCTGAACCCCACGCCCTTCAGATGCCCCGGCCGTGTGCGCGGCCCCGGCGCCCGCCAGGCCCCCCTCAGATGCCCCCGGCCCGTGTTCTGGTGCCGCATCGCCCGCCCGCGCGCCCCTCTCCTGAACCCCACGCCCGTCAGATGCCCCCGCCCGTGTGCGGTGCCCCGTCGCCCGCCCTGCGCCCCCTCAGATCCCCCGGCCGTGTGCGGCTCCCGTCGCCGCCCGGCCGCCCCCTCTCCTCGAAGCCCGCGCCCCTCGGTGCCCCGGCCCAGCGCCGCGCGCGCGGTCCCTGCCCTCCGTCCCTCCCCGGCGGCGGGCGCGCGTCAtgcggcggcgggcggggcggTCTCGCACGCCAGCGCCCGGGGCGGAGCGCTCGCCGCATTGTTTAGCTTCGCTGGGACGAGCGGGCGAGCAAGCCGGCCCTGGCGTCCGAAGCACGCCGCCCAGCGCctcgccgcccgccgccgccgccgccgccgccccgcgccACGCCGCCGCCGGCCGCGGGCTCCCGCGCCGTGGCCTCCGCTCGGGCCCGCGCCGCCCGCGCGAGCGCCGCCCGCGAGCCCGCGGCCGCCGCGCGAGCGCCGGGCCGGGCGCCGCGCCAGCGAGCCCGCGCGCCGAGAGCGGCGGCGGTGCCGGGCCTGCCGCGGCCGTCTGGCGGAGGAGGCCGGCGGCGGGCGCCATTACAGACGCGCCTCGGCCGCGCCGGCCCCCGCGCCCGGCCGGCCCGGCTCCGCGCCGCGGCCCCGAAGGTGAGTGCGCCGGGCGGGCGGGGGCCGCCGCTCCGGCGCGGCCGCGCCGCCGCCGGCCTTCCGGTGCCTGGGGCCGCCGCCATGTTGGGCCGCCGGCGGCGACGCATTGTCCGCGGCGCGCGGCCGGGGAGAGGCCGCGGCTgtgggcggcggcgggcggcggtGCGGGCGCGGCGGAGGCTCGGCCCTGGCGAGTGCGGGGACGAGGCGCGCGCGGGAGGCCGGTCGGAGCCCGGCCCGGAGGCCGGTCGCAGGAAGCCGGGGGGCCGCGGGAGGGAGGCCGGGCGGCTTGGGAGCTCGACAGGGAGGGAGCGAGGGCGCCGGCGGCGGGCTGGACGGGAGGGAGGCCGGCCGGGTTGAGAGGCCGGGGGCCGGCGGGGAGGGAGCCTGGCGACGCGGGAGGGGCCGGGGGCCGTCGTGAGCGTGCAAGGCCATGGAGGGAGGCGGCCCGGGTTAGAGTAGCGGACTGCGGCCGGCGAGGGCAGCCCGGAGGTCCGGTCGTGAGGGTCAAAGGCCTGTCGGGAGCGCGGGGGGCACGGGGAGGCGAGGCCGGGCGGCTCGGGAGCATCGACAGGGAAGAGAGCGAGAAGCCGGCGGGCGGAGGCTGGACGGGAGGGAGGCCGGGCTGTGGAGGTGCCGAGCCGCCACCTTGCCAGCGCAGCACGCGCCATCCCGCGCCGCGAGGTGGGCGGG
This window harbors:
- the LOC108634909 gene encoding basic proline-rich protein-like, which translates into the protein SPSSTPSDAPSPVSTTPSPTSAPLSLNPRPSDAPQPVSGCPVARRRPSDCPRPCADPPLGCPVPGRPLGPPRQNAPASVRCPIACRRPQMSRPAVQCPVAPGAPSPEPRPQMRRSPVRAPSPARRPSDAPGPCAAAPSPAPGAPSPEPAPLRCPRPVVGVPHARPAALRCPSPCAAPVRPPGAPSPEAQRPLRCPRRVRCPVARPAPSQMPPARSVPRRRPAPPQMPPATCAAAPSARPDRPLRCPRPDVRCRSPGLAPRQMPPAVCGAPSPAGARQMPPARVRLPSRRRRPLPEARALRCPRPVSRAASPARRPLLLKPAPLSAPGPCLVPHRPPGAPSPEPHALQMPRPCARPRRPPGPPQMPPARVLVPHRPPARPSPEPHARQMPPPVCGAPSPALRPLRSPGRVRLPSPPGRPLSSKPAPLGAPAQRRARGPCPPSLPGGGRASCGGGRGGLARQRPGRSARRIV